A section of the Primulina eburnea isolate SZY01 chromosome 1, ASM2296580v1, whole genome shotgun sequence genome encodes:
- the LOC140827363 gene encoding methylthioribose kinase-like, which produces MAFDGFRPLDEKILVEYLKATPSLASKLGNQFDDLEIKEVGDGNLNFVYIVIAPAGSFVIKQALPYIRCIGESWPMTKERAYFEASTLQEHGRWCPDHVPEVYHFDQTMCLIGMRYLEPPHIILRKGLIAGIEYPLLAEHMSEYMAKTLFYTSLHYLTTTNHKSAVAKYCGNVELCKHTEQVVFSDPYKVSEYNWWTTPYLDADAEAVRGDNILKLEIAELRSKFSERTQALIHGDLHTGSVMVTAESTQVIDPEFSFYGPMGFDVGAFIGNLILAYFAQDGHSKEGADRKLYKVWILKTISETWNLFHTKFTALWDKHKDGPGEAYLPEIYNNLDLQLLIKKKSMDDLFHDTLGFGAAKMIRRIVGVAHVEDFESIKEANKRADCERKALNFAKTLLKDSRQFHNINEVVSAIELLDIC; this is translated from the exons ATGGCTTTCGACGGGTTTCGGCCTCTGGACGAGAAGATATTGGTGGAGTACTTGAAGGCCACCCCTTCTCTGGCATCGAAGCTGGGCAACCAGTTCGATGATTTGGAAATCAAAGAAGTGGGAGATGGAAATCTTAACTTCGTCTACATCGTTATTGCTCCAGCGGGTTCTTTTGTCATCAAGCAG GCTCTTCCTTATATTCGTTGCATAGGGGAGTCATGGCCTATGACGAAGGAGCGTGCCTATTTTGAAGCATCAACTTTGCAAGAACATGGTCGTTGGTGTCCTGATCATGTTCCTGAAGTTTATCATTTCGACCAGACAATGTGTCTGATCGGAATGCGATACCTAGAGCCACCACATATAATCTTAAGAAAAGGATTGATAGCTGGGATTGAGTACCCGTTACTTGCTGAACACATGTCTGAATATATGGCCAAAACATTGTTCTATACTTCCTTACATTATCTGACCACCACCAATCATAAAAGTGCAG TTGCAAAGTATTGTGGAAATGTGGAGTTATGCAAACATACTGAACAGGTCGTTTTTTCTGATCCTTACAAAGTATCCGAGTATAACTGGTGGACAACCCCTTACCTTGATGCTGATGCTGAGGCAGTTCGGGGGGATAACATTTTGAAACTTGAAATCGCTGAGCTAAGATCCAA ATTCTCTGAAAGAACCCAAGCTCTTATACATGGTGATCTACATACTGGTTCTGTCATGGTTACCGCTGAATCAACTCAAGTGATAGATCCCGAGTTTTCTTTCTATGGACCTATGGGGTTTGATGTAGGAGCATTTATTGGAAACCTGATTTTAGCTTATTTTGCACAAGATGGACATTCAAAAGAGGGGGCTGATCGAAAA CTGTACAAAGTGTGGATTTTGAAGACAATCTCAGAGACTTGGAACCTCTTCCACACGAAGTTCACTGCACTTTGGGATAAACACAAGGATGGTCCTGGTGAAGCATATCTCCCAGAAATTTATAATAATCTAGACCTCCAGCTCCTGATAAAGAAAAAATCTATGGACGATCTTTTCCACGACACTCTAGGATTCGGTGCTGCCAAAATGATCCG GAGGATTGTTGGTGTAGCTCACGTCGAAGACTTTGAATCGATCAAAGAGGCCAACAAAAGAGCAGATTGTGAACGCAAAGCTCTAAATTTTGCCAAGACTCTGCTCAAGGACAGCAGGCAATTCCACAATATAAACGAAGTTGTTTCAGCTATCGAGCTACTCGACATATGCTAA
- the LOC140827370 gene encoding methylthioribose kinase 2-like, with amino-acid sequence MGFDVGAFIGNLILTFFAQDGHSNEGADRKLYKVWILKTISETWNLFYSKFTALWDKHQDGPGEAYLPEIYSNLDLQILIKKKYMDDVFHDTLGFGAAKMIRRIVGVSHVEDFESIKEADKRADCERKALNFAKTLLKDRRQFQNIEEVVSAIELLDTR; translated from the exons ATGGGATTTGATGTAGGAGCTTTTATTGGAAACCTTATATTAACTTTTTTTGCACAAGATGGGCATTCAAACGAGGGGGCTGATCGAAAA CTGTACAAAGTGTGGATTTTGAAGACGATCTCGGAGACTTGGAACCTCTTCTACTCGAAGTTCACTGCTCTTTGGGACAAACATCAAGATGGTCCTGGTGAAGCATATCTCCCAGAAATTTATAGTAATCTAGACCTCCAGATTCtgataaagaaaaaatatatggaCGATGTTTTCCATGACACACTAGGATTTGGTGCTGCCAAAATGATCCG GAGAATTGTTGGTGTATCTCACGTAGAAGATTTCGAATCAATCAAAGAGGCAGACAAACGTGCAGATTGTGAACGTAAAGCTCTAAATTTCGCCAAGACTCTGCTCAAAGACAGGAGACAATTCCAAAATATAGAGGAAGTTGTTTCGGCTATTGAGCTACTCGACACACGCTAA
- the LOC140827350 gene encoding uncharacterized protein isoform X3, which produces MTKMKLLKARMVLNLIILKMLILIHMVRRKGNTHLRWNATYFMLSTSLEFKDVFPRYQQRDPTYNSLPSDEDWEKVLVVCSFLEEFKEVTHVISGMEKIGSTNPSRLRKQRCARGRATSRAAARTYMQDEK; this is translated from the exons ATGACGAAAATGAAGCTTCTCAAAGCAAGAATGGTGTTGAACTTGATAATATTGAAGATGTTGATACTAATCCATATGGTCCGAAGAAAAGGAAACACACATCTAAG GTGGAATGCGACATATTTCATGTTGTCTACTTCTTTGGAGTTCAAAGATGTTTTTCCAAGATATCAACAACGGGATCCTACTTATAACTCTTTGCCAAGTGACGAGGATTGGGAGAAGGTTCTTGTAGTTTGTTCATTTCTTGAAGAATTTAAAGAAGTTACCCACGTCATTTCAG gaatggagaaaataggtAGCACGAATCCAAGTAGACTAAGAAAACAGAGGTGTGCGCGCGGCCGCGCAACTTCACGCGCAGCCGCACGCACATACATGCAAGATGAAAAATAG
- the LOC140827350 gene encoding zinc finger BED domain-containing protein RICESLEEPER 4-like isoform X2: protein MKNATPHYEKISHATTRKDCITSYEMEKRKLMAELKQVNRVSVTTDLWRWNATYFMLSTSLEFKDVFPRYQQRDPTYNSLPSDEDWEKVLVVCSFLEEFKEVTHVISGMEKIGSTNPSRLRKQRCARGRATSRAAARTYMQDEK, encoded by the exons ATGAAGAATGCTACACCACATTATGAAAAAATCAGTCATGCCACCACAAGGAAAGATTGTATTACTTCTTACGAAATGGAGAAGAGAAAATTAATGGCAGAACTAAAGCAAGTGAATAGGGTCAGCGTGACTACTGATTTATGGAG GTGGAATGCGACATATTTCATGTTGTCTACTTCTTTGGAGTTCAAAGATGTTTTTCCAAGATATCAACAACGGGATCCTACTTATAACTCTTTGCCAAGTGACGAGGATTGGGAGAAGGTTCTTGTAGTTTGTTCATTTCTTGAAGAATTTAAAGAAGTTACCCACGTCATTTCAG gaatggagaaaataggtAGCACGAATCCAAGTAGACTAAGAAAACAGAGGTGTGCGCGCGGCCGCGCAACTTCACGCGCAGCCGCACGCACATACATGCAAGATGAAAAATAG
- the LOC140827350 gene encoding uncharacterized protein isoform X1, which translates to MIVVHELTFIFVEYELFNLLMKNATPHYEKISHATTRKDCITSYEMEKRKLMAELKQVNRVSVTTDLWRWNATYFMLSTSLEFKDVFPRYQQRDPTYNSLPSDEDWEKVLVVCSFLEEFKEVTHVISGMEKIGSTNPSRLRKQRCARGRATSRAAARTYMQDEK; encoded by the exons ATGATTGTTGTTCATGAACTAACATTCATATTTGTAGAGTATGAATTGTTCAACTTATTGATGAAGAATGCTACACCACATTATGAAAAAATCAGTCATGCCACCACAAGGAAAGATTGTATTACTTCTTACGAAATGGAGAAGAGAAAATTAATGGCAGAACTAAAGCAAGTGAATAGGGTCAGCGTGACTACTGATTTATGGAG GTGGAATGCGACATATTTCATGTTGTCTACTTCTTTGGAGTTCAAAGATGTTTTTCCAAGATATCAACAACGGGATCCTACTTATAACTCTTTGCCAAGTGACGAGGATTGGGAGAAGGTTCTTGTAGTTTGTTCATTTCTTGAAGAATTTAAAGAAGTTACCCACGTCATTTCAG gaatggagaaaataggtAGCACGAATCCAAGTAGACTAAGAAAACAGAGGTGTGCGCGCGGCCGCGCAACTTCACGCGCAGCCGCACGCACATACATGCAAGATGAAAAATAG